CGATTCATTCCTGTAAAATAAGCCATCTTTCAAATTTATAATTTAATCTTTCTATTTGGTTATAGGTTTATTCTATTAGCAGATCCATTGACGCAGGAAGGGCACAGGAGTACATTTAGAGCCATAATTCTTATTTAACAGATGGGAATTGAAGGTCTAGGGCGTTCATATTCAATCGCCCAGATTTTGATCTTAAAACTAATCAGGAGGTATGTCGATGTCATCATCAACCAAAAAAGTCGTGCTGTGGAGCAAAACAGGCTGTCATTTCTGCGGGGAAGTGAAAGCATTTCTGACAGAGCGAAACCAGCCTTTTGAGAACATTGAAGTGCAGGGCAATGACGTGCTGCGTGATGTGCTTGAAGCAAAATATGGCATTCGGCATGTACCCGTCATTGAAGTGGGAGGGGACGGCAAGTTTGAAG
The nucleotide sequence above comes from Paenibacillus sp. W2I17. Encoded proteins:
- a CDS encoding glutaredoxin family protein; the protein is MSSSTKKVVLWSKTGCHFCGEVKAFLTERNQPFENIEVQGNDVLRDVLEAKYGIRHVPVIEVGGDGKFEALLEPDLEKLAELLARADEAAAV